In one Gadus morhua chromosome 15, gadMor3.0, whole genome shotgun sequence genomic region, the following are encoded:
- the nphp1 gene encoding nephrocystin-1 isoform X3 — translation MAPKRKGLESLALIRREADVITTQVDLLAKDVPGCGNSQDVRLRCQNLRSLAEKTLSALNNLSKVEGSGPVEDYDQRREEECLRVRGLMERLDGLALQLSTPAPGQDDSQEEDSEEDDEEGDEDDEDDDEEDDEEDDASVESSEPRAYSVLSDIRGEEPGDLSVQRGELLRVISTAPDGWWLAEDSKGNRGLVPRTYLKSVVPDENESEEGSDEEPGPSASESHRSKVRKTLTEVDVLSAMGAIPPGFTPSTLNRLALEGVTYRGSRFIQPELSQSQLAFKDIFMEPNTGEVRGRQVAVCVCFSLVGCRRISPPGVGVAVLSRHVRLCAFDGSQVLSNIHTVRATVNPKNPKTWTFSARVSGDLPTLLDGECFLRCSSDSPELGLLLELGVTFTRTSTGEKGELSCGWTYLKLSDTTARTYELPVHGGTPFESQLPVQTGSKSMFQVLQSRSQPKLTLKLKSVSRRTRAQLSLLPDCLLYCSNVLHLLLIFRQILTQTLMGRPTAQSRECMAPC, via the exons ATGGCGCCAAAAAGAAAAGGTTTGGAGAGCCTCGCTCTCATCCGGAGAGAGGCTGACGTCATCACAACACAG GTGGACCTTCTGGCAAAGGACGTTCCTGGATGTGGGAATAGCCAGGATGTACGACTGAG ATGTCAGAATCTGAGGAGTTTAGCGGAGAAAACCCTCTCTGCCCTCAACAACCTCAGCAAG gtGGAGGGGAGCGGTCCGGTGGAGGACTATgatcagaggagagaggaggagtgccTCCGTGTCCGGGGGCTGATGGAGCGTTTGGACGGCCTCGCGCTGCAGCTCTCCACCCCAGCGCCCGGCCAGGA CGACAGTCAGGAAGAAGACAgtgaagaggatgatgaagagggTGATGAGGACGATGAAGACGACGATGAAGAGGATGACGAAGAGGATGATGCTTCTGTTGAATCCTCCGAGCCGAGAGCTTATAGCGTCCTGAGTGACAtcagaggggaggagccaggagaTCTTTCTGTCCAG AGGGGAGAGCTGCTGAGGGTCATCAGCACGGCCCCAGACGGGTGGTGGCTCGCAGAGGACAGCAAGGGCAACCGGGGACTCGTACCGAGGACCTACCTAAAG TCGGTGGTCCCAGACGAGAACGAGAGTGAAGAAGGGAGTGATGAAGAACCCGGACCGAG tgcCTCAGAGTcccacaggtcaaaggtcaggaagACCCTCAcagag gtgGATGTGTTATCGGCCATGGGAGCCATACCGCCGGGATTCACTCCCTCAACCCTGAACCGCCTGGCACTGGAAG GGGTCACCTATAGAGGGAGCCGTTTCATTCAGCCAgagctcagccaatcacagctcgcCTTCAAAGACATCTTCATGGAGCCGAACACAGGCGAG GTGCGAGGCCGGCaggtggcggtgtgtgtgtgtttctctctggtcGGCTGCAGGCGGATCTCTCCGCCaggagtgggcgtggccgtgcTCAGTCGCCACGTCCGCCTCTGTGCCTTCGACGGCTCCCAG GTTCTGAGTAACATCCACACTGTGAGAGCGACCGTCAACCCCAAGAATCCCAAAACATGGACCTTCTCAGCCCGG gttaGTGGGGACCTCCCCACCCTCCTGGACGGAGAGTGTTTCCTGCGCTGCTCGTCTGATTCTCCTGAGCTcggcctgctgctggagctgggaGTCACCTTCACacgcaca tcaacaggagagaaaggggagctGAGCTGTGGATGGACCTACCTCAAGCTGTCAGACACTACTGcgag gaCCTATGAGCTGCCGGTGCACGGCGGAACGCCCTTTGAGTCCCAACTTCCTGTCCAGACAGGAAGCAAAA gTATGTTCCAGGTTCTTCAGAGCCGGTCGCAGCCCAAACTGACCCTTAAGCTGAAGTCAGTCAGCAGGCGAACCCGAGCccagctcag tctccTTCCAGACTGTCTCCTCTACTGTTCCAACgttctccacctcctgctgATCTTCAGACAAATCCTCACTCAGACCCTGATGGGCAGACCCACGGCCCAGAGCAGag
- the zgc:65997 gene encoding uncharacterized protein zgc:65997, with the protein MAAPVVVVQGASRGLGLEFCKQLLKWKTPAVVIATCRHPDACQELQALAARGPGTGTGTLSLLQLDVDREDDVRGAAERVAALFGGVDLMINCSAMLHPSGRGETSLRNVSAQGVMATVSTNTVGPLLMAKYFSPLLMKGGGAFGAQPPERSQQHRGLLVNMTARVGSIGDNALGGWYSYRLSKAALNMVTKTLSVELGRSSNNKVVCVSLHPGTVATDLSAPYHRGVPADRLFSPQHSVSLLLALIQTLSMEHTGGAYSWDGAPIPW; encoded by the exons ATGGCGGCGCCCGTCGTTGTTGTGCAAGGCGCGAGCCGAGGTCTCGGACTTGAATTTTGCAAACAATTACTGAAGTGGAAAACCCCCGCCGTGGTCATAGCAACATGTCGCCACCCGGACGCCTGCCAGGAACTCCAGGCCCTGGCGGCCCGGGGCcccgggaccgggaccgggaccctGTCCCTCCTCCAGCTGGACGTGGACCGCGAGGACGACGTGCGCGGCGCCGCGGAGCGCGTGGCCGCGCTGTTCGGCGGTGTGGACCTGATGATCAACTGCTCCGCGATGCTGCATCCTTCCGGTCGAGGGGAGACAAGCCTGCGGAACGTGTCCGCACAG GGCGTCATGGCGACGGTCTCCACCAACACGGTGGGGCCCCTCCTCATGGCCAAGTACTTCAGCCCCCTACtgatgaaaggggggggggccttcgGGGCCCAGCCCCCCGAGAGGAGCCAGCAGCACAGGGGGCTCCTGGTCAACATGACGGCCCGGGTGGGCTCCATCGGGGACAACG CTCTCGGGGGCTGGTACAGCTACAGACTCTCTAAAGCTGCTCTGAACATGGTGACCAAAACACTGTCAGTTGAGCTGGGAAGGAGTTCAAACAacaag gtggtgtgtgtgtccctccatcCGGGCACCGTGGCCACCGACCTCTCCGCCCCGTACCACCGCGGGGTCCCGGCCGACCGGCTCTTCAGCCCGCAGCACTCGGTGTCTCTGCTGCTGGCCCTCATCCAGACCCTCAGCATGGAGCACACGGGGGGCGCCTACAGCTGGGACGGGGCCCCTATCCCCTGGTAG